The nucleotide window GGGTTGTTCTCAGTCAAAACTACCTATAGTAGTTATGTGTAAGGCTCTTCGAGTATTGTTCCGTGTAATCTGCCAGTGAATGTTAGGTTTTGGCAAAAGCTCTGGAAGGTGAATGTTCCTAACTCTGCCAAAATACACATGTGGAAGGTGTGTCATGATATTGTTCCATCGATGGAAAGATTAGACTCAAGGAGAGTTCCCTTGGACTCGTAGGTGTGTGTTTTGTGTGAGTGTAGTAGGGAAACGTACAACTTTGCATCTCTGCAAAGAATGTCCTTATTCTCAATCTATGCTGCAATCTCATGGGATATTACGACAGGTTTGTTTCAGTCCGCACGTTGCGGGGTTAGAGTTAATTAGATGGTTGGAGTTTTGTGTGAATTCGCTCTCGCTAAAAAACTTGGGTATCTTGGTCTGCTTGCTTTGGGAGATTTGGAAGGAAAGGAACTGTCGAGTTTGGGAACAAAAGAAAAGTGAAGCTTGTGACGTTGTTTTGAAGGCGATGACATGTCTTCAAGAATTCAGTTTCTACAactctaaagtggctagctcgGTTACTCGACGTCCTCGAGGGGTGCAGTGGTCAGCTCCACCTGTAGTGATGGTCAAGGTGAATGTGGATGGAGCATTCCACCACTTTACCCGCAAGGGTGGGATCAGCTTTGTCATAAGAAACTCGGATGGGCATATGATTGCAAGTGGGGGTCGACCCTTGTCTGGACTTGTTTCTGCAGAGCATGCAGAGTTGTTAGCATGCAAGATGGCGGTGGAATTCTTGGTTCACCACGATTTTCGACCTGCAGTACTAGAAAAGGATGCATTGGTGGTGCAACGCCAACTGGTATCCTGTAATGGGAACAACACATCGT belongs to Rosa chinensis cultivar Old Blush chromosome 4, RchiOBHm-V2, whole genome shotgun sequence and includes:
- the LOC112199714 gene encoding uncharacterized protein LOC112199714 is translated as MTCLQEFSFYNSKVASSVTRRPRGVQWSAPPVVMVKVNVDGAFHHFTRKGGISFVIRNSDGHMIASGGRPLSGLVSAEHAELLACKMAVEFLVHHDFRPAVLEKDALVVQRQLVSCNGNNTSLLGRLYDDLTESLAVHTDIAVTSMGRQANKVAHSLAAHACSENQDFFLFFHTFFSSSCYCS